Proteins encoded together in one Myxococcales bacterium window:
- a CDS encoding BtpA/SgcQ family protein yields the protein MSRALSDFESLFGHKRALVGMIHAGAMPGTVHAREPIGAIVERAVAEARIYRDAGYTALLVENMHDRPYMKGEVGPEVVAGMTAVVREVRRAVDLPLGVQVLAAANREALAVALAAGAEFVRVEAFAFAHVADEGLLEACAGPLLRYRRSIGAEHVRVYADIKKKHSSHAITADVSLAETAHAAEFFSADGVIVTGTATGAPALPGDVDEVAEACALPVFVGSGITPDNLVQYARARGYIVGSYVKEGGAWQNPLDPARVAALARAFEELPR from the coding sequence GTGAGCCGCGCCCTCTCCGATTTCGAGTCGCTCTTCGGTCACAAGCGCGCCCTCGTGGGCATGATCCACGCGGGGGCCATGCCGGGCACGGTGCACGCGCGGGAGCCGATAGGCGCCATCGTCGAGCGAGCCGTCGCCGAGGCGCGAATCTACCGTGACGCGGGCTACACGGCGCTCCTCGTCGAGAACATGCACGATCGCCCCTACATGAAGGGCGAGGTCGGGCCCGAGGTCGTCGCCGGAATGACCGCCGTGGTGCGTGAGGTGCGGCGCGCGGTCGACCTCCCCCTCGGTGTCCAGGTGCTCGCGGCGGCGAACCGCGAAGCCCTCGCCGTGGCGCTGGCGGCCGGGGCCGAGTTCGTGCGCGTCGAGGCGTTCGCGTTCGCGCACGTGGCCGACGAGGGGCTCCTCGAGGCGTGCGCCGGCCCGCTCCTCCGCTACCGTCGATCGATCGGCGCCGAGCACGTCCGGGTGTACGCCGACATCAAGAAGAAGCACTCGTCGCACGCCATCACGGCCGACGTCTCCCTCGCCGAGACGGCCCACGCGGCGGAGTTCTTCTCGGCCGACGGGGTCATCGTCACGGGGACGGCCACGGGCGCGCCTGCGCTCCCGGGCGATGTCGACGAGGTCGCCGAGGCCTGCGCGCTCCCGGTCTTCGTGGGCTCCGGGATCACCCCGGACAATCTCGTGCAGTATGCACGTGCTCGAGGGTACATCGTCGGTTCGTACGTGAAAGAGGGCGGCGCGTGGCAAAATCCGCTCGATCCGGCGCGAGTCGCCGCGCTCGCGCGGGCCTTCGAGGAGCTCCCTCGGTGA
- a CDS encoding alpha/beta hydrolase gives MQRLVTRTRRALGSALMQGFFHGASRVGALHPLARPERHGVTVHRDVRYHGEHGEEHLLDVYVPDGATSAPMVFYIHGGAFRILSKDTHWIMALAFARRGYVVFNVNYRLAPAHRFPAAIADVCHAYAFALESAARFGADPSRVVVAGESAGANLATSLTLATTFERPEPFAKLAFDTGTVPRAVVPACGIFQVTDTARFARRKQGFSRFVAERLREVETGYLGPSPTMASLDLADPLCFFERGPEPARPVPPFFLPVGTKDPLLDDTRRLARALRAMGVSAEEEYYPGEIHAFHAFVMRAAARKCWGDTFAFLARHGIGPERAHEPVRRTPDHHGHVG, from the coding sequence ATGCAAAGGCTCGTCACGCGCACCCGCAGGGCCCTCGGCTCGGCGCTCATGCAGGGCTTTTTCCACGGCGCCTCGCGCGTCGGAGCGCTCCACCCGCTGGCCCGCCCCGAGCGCCACGGCGTCACCGTGCACAGGGACGTGCGCTACCACGGAGAGCACGGCGAAGAGCACCTCCTCGACGTCTACGTCCCCGACGGCGCGACCTCGGCGCCCATGGTCTTCTACATCCACGGCGGAGCGTTCCGCATCCTCTCGAAGGACACCCACTGGATCATGGCGCTCGCGTTCGCGCGCCGCGGCTACGTGGTCTTCAACGTGAACTACCGCCTCGCGCCGGCGCACAGGTTCCCCGCGGCCATCGCCGACGTGTGCCACGCCTACGCGTTCGCCCTCGAGAGCGCCGCGCGTTTCGGCGCCGATCCTTCGCGCGTCGTCGTCGCCGGGGAGTCGGCCGGCGCGAACCTCGCCACGAGCCTCACCCTCGCGACCACCTTCGAGCGACCCGAGCCCTTCGCCAAGCTCGCGTTCGACACGGGCACGGTCCCGCGCGCCGTCGTGCCCGCGTGCGGCATCTTCCAGGTGACCGACACGGCCCGCTTCGCTCGGCGAAAACAGGGCTTCTCACGCTTCGTCGCCGAGCGCCTCCGCGAGGTCGAGACGGGCTACCTCGGGCCGTCCCCGACGATGGCGTCGCTCGATCTCGCCGACCCGCTCTGCTTCTTCGAGAGGGGCCCCGAGCCCGCTCGGCCCGTGCCGCCGTTCTTCCTCCCCGTCGGCACGAAAGACCCCTTGCTCGACGACACCCGAAGGCTCGCCCGCGCCCTCCGCGCCATGGGCGTCTCGGCCGAAGAAGAATATTACCCGGGTGAAATTCACGCCTTCCACGCGTTCGTCATGCGCGCGGCGGCACGAAAGTGCTGGGGCGACACCTTCGCGTTCCTCGCGCGCCACGGCATCGGGCCCGAGCGCGCCCACGAACCTGTCCGCCGCACCCCCGACCACCACGGCCACGTGGGCTGA
- a CDS encoding serine hydrolase, giving the protein MPRASSSRALPVVPFLLALAPSLFGGVGCAPPTSPPASPVRAPSPERAERAIVALLDGWHDAAARADENAYFSALASDAVFMGTDATERWSKDAFRAYAHPHFAKGKAWAFRAVRRTVRLSSSGEVAWFDEDLDTPNLGPARGSGVVVFRDGAYKIAHYNLSVPIPNARFSSVKRLLSGDPLAPPARSTEPYSPASFTSPARAQKVSAILPKVSALVGAAHASRHLPSLAVALVVDGKVVLTSVHGFADVATKRRAHADTVYRIGSITKTFTAEALLALRDEGKLSLDDRLDAHLPEARGLRHAPGDARAVTLRELLSHVSGLPRLGGFDYTRPDRDVTEAEVLASLGTTVAEAPDTAYLYSNFGMGLVGLVVGRAAKAPYRDVVRDKLLVPLGMSSTAFDEKAFAPELVASGYASRFSNEPAPRWRLGASEGAGGIYASLTDMAKWVAFQLDAWPPRDGGAEGPLARASRREAHVPRFFTGLTADAKGSPKGTLDASATGVGLAWHTRTTCAYERLVEHGGAIDGFSSQVVFAPDRGFGLVVLTNALDGGAAAIGDEVLELLASEPALAPRQPVANAELSALVGRFVGKMPSFDEESYVSLFAESFRNAVPLAKMQEVGLAMTKAHGACTVGPATEVRGAASATFRLSCARGSILAHASLQSGKLAGLVVESTGLPATPATTTAARDALSFLSRWDHPRYAKVFAGTAKEDVLEKAFARQRETVGVCKLAGPGEGDGARRATFALTCDKARGKPWEMSVGLDDAGKVREVFFRPKERAGRCF; this is encoded by the coding sequence ATGCCTCGCGCCTCGTCGTCCCGAGCCTTGCCCGTCGTGCCTTTTCTGCTCGCGCTCGCGCCCTCGCTGTTCGGCGGCGTAGGTTGCGCTCCGCCGACGAGCCCGCCGGCCTCTCCGGTTCGCGCGCCCTCGCCCGAACGCGCCGAGCGGGCGATCGTCGCGCTCCTCGACGGGTGGCACGACGCCGCGGCCCGCGCCGACGAAAACGCCTATTTTTCAGCCCTCGCGAGCGACGCCGTGTTCATGGGCACGGACGCCACCGAGCGATGGTCCAAGGACGCGTTTCGGGCCTACGCTCACCCCCACTTCGCGAAGGGGAAGGCCTGGGCGTTCCGCGCCGTCCGTCGCACGGTTCGCCTCTCGTCCTCGGGTGAGGTCGCGTGGTTCGACGAGGACCTCGACACGCCGAACCTCGGCCCGGCCAGGGGCTCCGGCGTCGTCGTTTTCCGCGACGGTGCCTATAAGATTGCACACTACAACCTCTCGGTCCCGATCCCGAACGCCCGCTTTTCCTCGGTCAAACGCCTCCTCTCGGGGGACCCGCTCGCCCCACCCGCGCGGTCGACCGAGCCGTACTCGCCGGCCTCGTTCACCTCGCCCGCGCGTGCCCAGAAGGTGTCGGCGATCCTCCCCAAGGTGTCGGCCCTCGTCGGCGCGGCGCACGCCTCGCGCCACCTCCCGAGCCTCGCGGTCGCCCTCGTCGTCGACGGCAAGGTGGTCCTCACGTCCGTCCACGGCTTCGCCGACGTGGCGACGAAGCGGCGCGCCCACGCCGACACGGTCTATCGCATCGGCTCGATCACCAAGACCTTCACGGCCGAGGCGCTGCTCGCCCTCCGCGACGAGGGGAAGCTCTCCCTCGACGACCGGCTCGACGCCCACCTCCCCGAGGCGAGAGGCCTTCGGCACGCTCCGGGAGACGCGCGCGCCGTCACGCTCCGCGAGCTCCTCTCGCACGTGTCGGGCCTGCCTCGCCTCGGCGGCTTCGACTACACGCGCCCCGACCGCGACGTGACCGAGGCCGAGGTGCTCGCGTCGCTCGGCACCACGGTCGCCGAAGCCCCCGACACGGCGTACCTCTACTCGAACTTCGGCATGGGCCTCGTGGGCCTCGTCGTGGGGCGCGCCGCGAAGGCGCCCTACCGTGACGTCGTCAGAGACAAGCTCCTCGTCCCCCTCGGCATGTCGTCGACCGCGTTCGACGAGAAGGCCTTCGCGCCCGAGCTCGTCGCGAGCGGGTACGCGTCGCGCTTCTCGAACGAGCCCGCGCCGAGGTGGCGCCTCGGGGCCTCGGAGGGCGCGGGCGGGATCTATGCATCCCTCACGGATATGGCGAAGTGGGTCGCCTTCCAGCTCGACGCGTGGCCGCCGCGGGATGGTGGCGCCGAGGGCCCGCTCGCGCGCGCGTCTCGCCGTGAGGCGCACGTGCCGCGCTTCTTCACGGGGCTCACGGCCGACGCCAAGGGCAGCCCCAAAGGCACGCTCGACGCGTCGGCCACCGGGGTCGGCCTCGCGTGGCACACCCGCACGACGTGCGCGTACGAGCGGCTCGTCGAGCACGGCGGCGCCATCGATGGATTCAGCTCGCAGGTCGTCTTCGCGCCCGACCGAGGCTTCGGTCTCGTCGTGCTCACGAACGCGCTCGACGGGGGAGCCGCGGCGATCGGAGACGAGGTCCTCGAGCTCCTCGCGAGCGAACCCGCCCTCGCCCCTCGGCAGCCCGTCGCGAACGCCGAGCTTTCCGCTCTCGTCGGCCGATTCGTAGGGAAAATGCCCTCGTTCGACGAGGAGTCCTACGTCTCTCTCTTCGCCGAGTCGTTCCGAAACGCGGTGCCCCTCGCCAAGATGCAGGAGGTCGGCCTCGCGATGACGAAGGCGCACGGGGCGTGCACGGTCGGGCCCGCGACCGAGGTGCGGGGCGCCGCGTCGGCCACCTTCCGGCTCTCGTGCGCGCGCGGGTCGATCCTCGCCCACGCGAGCCTCCAGAGCGGAAAGCTCGCGGGCCTCGTCGTCGAGTCGACCGGGTTGCCCGCTACTCCCGCGACGACCACGGCCGCGCGCGACGCGCTCTCGTTCCTCTCTCGTTGGGATCACCCGAGGTACGCCAAGGTGTTCGCGGGTACGGCGAAGGAGGACGTGCTCGAGAAGGCCTTCGCGCGTCAACGCGAAACCGTCGGCGTCTGCAAGCTCGCGGGCCCGGGCGAGGGAGACGGCGCGCGCCGCGCGACCTTCGCGCTCACGTGCGACAAGGCACGCGGAAAACCCTGGGAAATGTCCGTCGGTCTCGACGACGCGGGGAAGGTCCGCGAGGTCTTCTTCCGGCCCAAAGAGCGCGCGGGGCGCTGTTTCTGA
- the argG gene encoding argininosuccinate synthase, producing MSRIHKKLPPQGTRIGIAYSGGLDTRTAVAWLSREGLEVHAYTADLAQPDEKTPEDIPPSALVHGAKSARLLDCKDAMVAEGIVALQCGAFHLATGGRKYFNTTPLGRVVTTTAIVRAMKEDGVDVFSDGSTHKGNDIQRFFRYGALLSPNLTIYKPWLDSAFVNAFGGRTEMSEYLTKIGLPYKMGTEKAYSTDANVLGATHEAKDLERLDRGMRIVEPIMGVAFWKKDVVIEAEEVTVSFERGVPVSLSGKRFSSLTELFLEANRVGGRHGLGMSDQIENRVIDAKSRGIYEAPGMALLHAAYERILSAVCSENTTDLYTTLGRKLGRLLYEGRWFDPEAEMLKTSLTTWIAPSITGEVTFELRRGDDYTIVETKVPNAAYEPDKLSMEKTKSAFSPEDRIGALEVQGISVQDARDVLLARAKTEVARLGLRVEDLLG from the coding sequence GTGAGCCGCATCCACAAGAAGCTTCCTCCCCAAGGTACCCGCATCGGCATCGCCTACTCCGGCGGCCTCGACACCCGCACGGCGGTGGCGTGGCTCTCTCGCGAGGGGCTCGAGGTGCACGCCTACACGGCCGACCTCGCCCAGCCCGACGAGAAGACCCCGGAGGACATCCCTCCGAGCGCGCTCGTTCACGGCGCCAAGTCCGCGCGCCTCCTCGACTGCAAGGACGCGATGGTGGCCGAGGGGATCGTGGCCCTCCAGTGCGGCGCGTTTCACCTGGCGACGGGCGGGCGGAAGTACTTCAACACGACGCCGCTCGGCCGCGTCGTGACGACGACGGCCATCGTGCGCGCCATGAAGGAGGACGGGGTCGACGTCTTCAGCGACGGCAGCACCCACAAGGGCAACGACATCCAGCGCTTCTTCCGCTACGGGGCGCTGCTCTCGCCGAACCTCACCATCTACAAGCCGTGGCTCGACAGCGCGTTCGTGAACGCGTTCGGCGGCCGCACCGAGATGAGCGAGTACCTCACGAAGATCGGTTTGCCCTACAAAATGGGCACCGAGAAGGCCTACAGCACCGACGCGAACGTGCTCGGCGCGACCCACGAGGCGAAGGATCTCGAGCGCCTCGACCGCGGCATGCGCATCGTCGAGCCGATCATGGGCGTCGCCTTCTGGAAGAAGGACGTGGTCATCGAGGCCGAAGAGGTCACGGTGAGCTTCGAGCGCGGCGTGCCGGTGTCGCTCTCGGGCAAGCGATTTTCGAGCCTCACGGAGCTCTTCCTCGAGGCGAACCGGGTCGGCGGTCGGCACGGGCTCGGCATGAGCGACCAGATCGAGAACCGCGTCATCGACGCGAAGAGCCGCGGCATCTACGAGGCGCCGGGCATGGCGCTGCTGCACGCGGCCTACGAGCGCATCCTGTCGGCCGTGTGCTCCGAGAACACGACGGACCTCTACACGACGCTCGGCCGCAAGCTCGGTCGGCTCCTCTACGAAGGTCGCTGGTTCGATCCCGAAGCCGAGATGCTGAAGACGTCGCTCACGACGTGGATCGCGCCGAGCATCACGGGTGAGGTCACCTTCGAGCTCCGCCGCGGCGACGACTACACCATCGTGGAGACGAAGGTCCCGAACGCGGCCTACGAGCCCGACAAGCTCTCCATGGAGAAGACGAAGAGCGCGTTCTCGCCCGAGGATCGCATCGGCGCCCTCGAGGTGCAGGGCATTTCCGTGCAAGATGCACGCGACGTGCTGCTCGCCCGGGCGAAGACCGAGGTCGCGCGGCTCGGGCTGCGGGTCGAAGACCTCTTGGGCTGA
- a CDS encoding BamA/TamA family outer membrane protein yields MGLGRRRVLPKGPGGRNAPAGAFVALAALVLGVILFVGRPRPLFADASKRLVPIPSAVPVSPPPLAPTLEGADASLRALDGRLVDVVESVVDDALWPDIVAPSLGPPPKDERLSPVVARKYLDEALSTGRFADGVVQASPSEKGGVRLMVRLSPRKIVESVAVELHGAPFTFEEVAREADLAEGGELVARDVPRLKAKVKVLLARRGYPAANVALRTSPGLDRSHVSVTLDVEPGNPRLVDHKVFFFTRGKAEDFEKYTSDYAVRLKERADEGAIAAANAQLETRLRAAGFHRAQVSSDLVSVDDKVVLRVRMDTGPRFEARFEGNEHYDASALSGALALDTDPDLSVGHLVQKVGEFYRKRGYLDVEVVPETRGQLSDPLVFLVFKIVEHERVSVVSREYPCLAVEDLKNAEDAPKTAKGLGEEIDSYLDEELPGQDFFRSPRPQGLDGLLSPNRHGTRVTPTDLAPRTTYFPDSYERAMKHVQELYRSEGFLSAEVGPLHVMRPFCKKGSKPGACEPVPFDDTPPVCNVDSQGLPLPLPPQDPRLSCVPDPARGLECAPYVVLRMPIRLGPQSRMYDVSFTGIKAFTTRELARAAELDMKGPVSSARLDEARRRIVDLYHRKGYAFAEASFALDLSQDRSRAHVRYRVNEQEQVIVSGIKIRGNVHTVTRTIENRVALEVGKPYGSDEVRKTQERIATLNVFSSVVVSLEDPNVPQKNKNVVITVVERPRHSLEFAPGASTGEGARFAVEYGHKNLFGRAIGMTALVQLSYLPTAFILDSTARANYENLPLEARIGSRATLGFQFPEIGLGPLVAFGIDGVGTHDLRRDYYITKIAGTPSITVRPHREVTLTFGQSFEFNNLRVLAASNLRAYLATLKGDELFAQARVLNLPNGETFVAAQRFAFAWDRRDNALDASKGTLLSSSLEHVDAFPLGVDAASQAGQESHFLKFFNRFNFYVKLPFKARFASSSNLGTTVQLTATSSTYTDRLFFLGGQDMRGWYVQSFIPQDDLDKLAESADAGCAPDDKRDECYTLAKAPVRGGDLSVVQRFEVRIPVAGIVETVLFGDFGNLWREIGYPFRKGEFPIRVDVGTGLRLKTPVAPIAVDFGLNLTRRSAFEPDVGAFSFSLGLY; encoded by the coding sequence ATGGGTCTCGGCCGGCGAAGGGTGCTCCCGAAAGGGCCCGGGGGGCGTAACGCCCCGGCGGGTGCCTTCGTCGCGCTCGCCGCGCTCGTGCTGGGGGTGATCCTCTTCGTCGGTCGCCCACGGCCACTCTTCGCCGACGCGTCGAAGCGCTTGGTCCCCATCCCATCGGCCGTCCCCGTCTCGCCGCCGCCGCTCGCGCCCACGCTCGAGGGCGCCGATGCCTCCCTCCGCGCGCTCGACGGGCGCTTGGTCGACGTGGTCGAGTCGGTGGTCGACGACGCGCTCTGGCCCGACATCGTCGCCCCGTCGCTCGGTCCTCCGCCCAAAGACGAGCGGCTCTCTCCCGTGGTGGCGCGCAAGTACCTCGACGAGGCGCTCTCGACGGGGCGCTTCGCGGACGGCGTGGTCCAGGCCTCCCCGAGCGAGAAGGGCGGCGTGCGGCTCATGGTCCGCCTCTCGCCCCGCAAGATCGTCGAGTCGGTGGCCGTCGAGCTCCACGGCGCGCCGTTCACGTTCGAGGAGGTCGCGCGCGAGGCCGATTTGGCCGAAGGCGGAGAGCTCGTCGCGAGGGACGTGCCGCGCCTCAAGGCCAAGGTCAAGGTGTTGCTCGCGCGTCGCGGCTACCCCGCGGCCAACGTCGCGCTGCGTACGTCGCCGGGGCTCGATCGCTCCCACGTGTCCGTCACGCTCGACGTCGAGCCGGGCAACCCGCGCCTCGTCGACCACAAGGTGTTCTTCTTCACGCGCGGCAAGGCCGAAGACTTCGAGAAGTACACGAGCGACTACGCGGTGAGGCTCAAGGAGCGCGCCGACGAGGGGGCCATCGCCGCGGCGAACGCCCAGCTCGAGACGCGCCTCCGGGCCGCGGGCTTCCACAGGGCGCAGGTGTCGAGCGACCTCGTCTCGGTCGACGACAAAGTCGTGCTCCGCGTGCGGATGGACACGGGCCCGCGGTTCGAGGCTCGCTTCGAGGGGAACGAGCACTACGACGCGTCGGCGCTCTCGGGCGCCCTCGCGCTCGACACCGACCCCGACCTCTCGGTGGGCCACCTCGTGCAGAAGGTCGGCGAGTTCTACCGAAAGCGGGGGTATCTCGACGTCGAGGTGGTGCCGGAGACCCGGGGCCAGCTCTCGGACCCGCTCGTCTTCTTGGTGTTCAAGATCGTCGAGCACGAGCGGGTCTCCGTGGTCTCTCGCGAGTACCCCTGCCTCGCCGTGGAGGATCTCAAGAACGCCGAGGACGCGCCCAAGACGGCCAAGGGGCTCGGCGAAGAGATCGACAGCTACCTCGACGAAGAGCTCCCGGGGCAGGACTTCTTCCGTTCACCGAGGCCGCAAGGTCTCGACGGGCTCCTCTCCCCGAACCGCCACGGCACGCGCGTCACGCCGACGGACCTCGCCCCGCGCACCACGTATTTCCCCGACTCGTACGAGCGGGCCATGAAACACGTGCAGGAGCTCTACCGGTCGGAAGGGTTCCTGTCGGCGGAGGTGGGCCCGCTCCACGTGATGCGGCCGTTCTGCAAGAAGGGCTCGAAGCCCGGCGCGTGCGAGCCCGTGCCGTTCGACGACACTCCGCCCGTCTGCAACGTCGACTCTCAAGGTCTCCCGCTCCCGCTCCCGCCCCAAGATCCGCGCCTCTCGTGCGTGCCGGACCCGGCGCGTGGCCTCGAGTGCGCGCCGTACGTCGTCCTTCGCATGCCCATCCGGCTCGGCCCGCAGAGCCGCATGTACGACGTATCGTTCACGGGCATCAAGGCCTTCACGACGCGCGAGCTCGCACGCGCCGCGGAGCTCGACATGAAGGGCCCCGTGAGCTCCGCCCGGCTCGACGAGGCCCGCCGCCGCATCGTGGACCTCTACCACCGCAAAGGGTACGCCTTCGCCGAGGCGAGCTTCGCCCTCGACCTCTCGCAGGACAGGTCGCGCGCGCACGTGCGCTACCGCGTGAACGAGCAAGAGCAGGTCATCGTCTCGGGGATCAAGATCCGCGGGAACGTGCACACGGTCACGCGCACGATCGAAAATCGCGTGGCCCTCGAGGTGGGCAAGCCCTACGGCTCGGACGAGGTCCGCAAGACCCAAGAGCGCATCGCGACGCTCAACGTCTTCTCGAGCGTCGTCGTGTCCCTCGAGGATCCGAACGTCCCCCAAAAGAACAAGAACGTGGTCATCACCGTGGTCGAGCGCCCGCGCCACTCGCTCGAGTTCGCGCCGGGCGCCTCGACGGGCGAGGGCGCGCGTTTTGCGGTCGAATACGGGCACAAGAACCTCTTCGGCCGCGCCATCGGAATGACGGCGCTCGTGCAGCTCTCGTACCTCCCGACGGCCTTCATCCTCGACTCGACCGCTCGCGCCAACTACGAAAACCTCCCGCTCGAGGCCCGCATCGGCAGCCGCGCTACCTTGGGCTTCCAGTTCCCGGAGATCGGCCTCGGCCCGCTCGTCGCCTTCGGGATCGACGGGGTCGGCACCCACGATCTCCGCCGCGACTACTACATCACCAAGATCGCAGGCACTCCGAGCATCACGGTTCGCCCCCACCGCGAGGTCACGCTCACCTTCGGTCAGAGCTTCGAGTTCAACAACCTCCGAGTGCTCGCCGCGTCGAACTTGCGGGCATACCTCGCCACGCTGAAGGGAGACGAGCTCTTCGCGCAGGCCCGCGTCTTGAACCTTCCGAACGGAGAGACGTTCGTCGCCGCGCAGCGCTTCGCGTTCGCGTGGGACCGGCGCGACAACGCGCTCGACGCCTCGAAGGGTACCCTGCTCTCGTCGTCGCTCGAGCACGTCGACGCCTTCCCCCTCGGCGTGGACGCCGCCAGCCAGGCGGGCCAGGAGAGCCACTTTCTCAAGTTCTTCAATCGATTCAACTTTTACGTCAAGCTCCCCTTCAAGGCGAGGTTCGCCTCGTCGTCGAACCTCGGCACCACGGTGCAGCTCACCGCCACCTCGTCCACCTACACGGACCGCCTGTTCTTCCTCGGCGGGCAGGACATGCGCGGGTGGTACGTGCAGTCCTTCATTCCGCAAGACGACCTCGACAAGCTCGCGGAATCGGCAGACGCGGGGTGTGCCCCGGACGACAAACGGGACGAGTGTTATACCCTCGCGAAAGCGCCGGTCCGTGGCGGAGACCTGTCCGTCGTGCAGCGGTTCGAGGTGCGAATCCCCGTCGCGGGGATCGTCGAGACGGTGCTCTTCGGGGACTTCGGCAACCTCTGGCGCGAGATCGGGTATCCGTTTCGAAAGGGCGAGTTTCCCATCCGGGTCGACGTCGGCACGGGGTTGCGCCTGAAGACACCGGTCGCGCCCATCGCGGTCGACTTCGGTCTCAACCTCACGCGCCGGTCCGCCTTCGAACCCGACGTCGGAGCGTTCAGCTTCTCGCTCGGCCTCTACTGA
- a CDS encoding carbohydrate kinase family protein translates to MSAPELVLVGNLLVDDLVYDDGTTRMGQPGGALLHAAIAATAFGAQVGCVSIVGSDYPAHALATLEARGVSLEGVSRLEGPGVRVWLLYEAGARRMIPWLGRPTHADVSPLPESYPKAYEGAKGVHVAPMPWARQAAFVAAVGRGGQQVSLDPCEPLDDAGLDRVRSALAHVDVLFVSDDEVAFVDPAGALPSLAAGRTKCVLHRRGREGGVVYQSDGTRTTWSAFPTRELDPTGAGDVFAAAFMAAWVEGASLRDAVARGAAAASVAVEGLGAAALLGVGEGELVRRAAEVVVSAAR, encoded by the coding sequence GTGAGCGCGCCGGAGCTCGTCCTCGTCGGGAACCTCCTCGTCGACGACCTCGTCTACGACGACGGGACGACCCGCATGGGGCAACCCGGGGGCGCGCTCCTCCACGCCGCGATCGCGGCGACGGCCTTCGGAGCGCAGGTGGGCTGCGTGAGCATCGTCGGCTCGGACTACCCGGCGCATGCGCTCGCGACGCTCGAGGCTCGCGGCGTGTCGCTCGAGGGGGTCTCGCGCCTCGAAGGGCCGGGTGTGCGCGTGTGGCTCCTCTACGAAGCGGGGGCACGGCGCATGATCCCGTGGCTCGGGCGCCCCACGCACGCCGACGTGTCGCCTCTCCCGGAGAGCTATCCGAAGGCCTACGAGGGCGCGAAGGGGGTGCACGTGGCGCCCATGCCGTGGGCGCGCCAAGCGGCCTTCGTCGCGGCCGTGGGGCGGGGAGGGCAGCAGGTCTCCCTCGACCCGTGCGAGCCCCTCGACGACGCCGGGCTCGATCGTGTCCGCTCGGCCCTCGCGCACGTGGACGTGCTCTTCGTGAGCGACGACGAGGTCGCGTTCGTCGATCCGGCCGGGGCGCTCCCTTCGCTCGCTGCGGGGCGAACGAAGTGCGTCCTGCATCGTCGAGGCCGCGAGGGGGGCGTCGTCTACCAGTCCGATGGTACACGAACGACGTGGAGCGCCTTCCCCACGCGCGAGTTGGATCCTACGGGCGCGGGTGACGTGTTCGCGGCGGCCTTCATGGCGGCGTGGGTGGAGGGCGCGTCGCTAAGGGACGCCGTCGCGCGGGGCGCCGCGGCGGCGAGCGTCGCGGTCGAAGGGCTCGGGGCCGCCGCGCTGCTCGGGGTAGGGGAGGGAGAGCTCGTTCGCCGCGCTGCCGAGGTCGTCGTGAGCGCGGCGCGCTGA